CGGTCAGCAGGGGCCAGGCTGTGTTTGCCAGTCATTCTGGGCTGAGACTAGGGTCCTGTCTGCTTTGGCCCACTTAATCTTGCTAAGGAGAGTAATTCTCTGTGAACAGAAGCAGAGGAATTCTAATGTGTTTGCTTATTGAGTCTGTAGTAGGAAGAAAGGATTCCTTTCTTCCATCTTTCTCTGTGATCTAGGCTACTGTGTGATTTGTGTATATGCCTCAGCACTGCCACCTCTGTTGTTTGCCTTTCCAGGGTGCCTGCCAGTCACGTGCTTCCTTTCTCATTGAAGGACAACTTCTGGGAGATGGGGGACACAGGTCCCTGCGGTCCCTGCACAGAGATCCACTATGACCACGTGGGTGGTGGCagaaatgctgcagcactggtGAACCAGGACAACCCCGATGTAGTGGAGATCTGGAACTTGGTCTTCATGCAGTACAGCAGGTACCAGGCATCTCGTCTGAACTCCAGAACCTTTCCCCCTAGCCTAACTCGAAAATCATGTGTATATTCTCAGACTTACCACTGTTTTCCAGGAGGTGGCAATACCAGGAGCAAGAGAGAAGCTATGGAGATTTGAGCATAGCTCTTGgtcctctttgctttatttctctGTCTTCTTCAACCTTCACTGCTATTACTGtatcccgcagccatagggaggaggagagagagccaaaaggcaggaattgtgcagcaagattgatttatttaattatcttacaaactcttttatagacttttttcttcatagtctaattggtcaaaggatcagccaccccctggggtgattggctagaatcctaaaacatccattgtcaaaatatttttctactgtaccataaacatagtcctacaaggtcgcaggtgttcatggtTTACAGAACTCTGCAATTATcttcatgagagagaaaagtatcccacaggcctagaaagaagcaggaaaatttcttgctaacagcatttttgtatccacactgCCTATTCTCCCTTAATGCTGCATTCTAGAGATCTCTTGAGgtctgcagcagcctggaggaggaggaaaaggcatTTGTCCCTATTAGGGAAGGCCTTTTTCCTTAACATTGCAGCCTATCCTGACTATGTGACGGTCAGATCCTGGCTGCCTGAAAGGGCCAAGGCAGACAGTCTTGTCCCTGAGCTTCCTTATGCTGGGTCACCCACTGTTTCCATCCCCTGTCACTTTCCCATTCTCTTTGATTCACCTGTTCCTTATTTTTGCCCGTGAACTGATCCTTGCttctcttttgcctttttttttcccctgcctggCTGACAGAGAGGTGGAGGGGAATCTGCTTCCCTTGCCGCAGCACCATGTGGATACAGGAATGGGTCTGGAAAGGCTGGTGACAGTTCTGCAGAACAAACGCTCCAACTATGACACAGATCTCTTCACTCCCATCTTGGATGCCATTCACAAGGTGATGGTGCTTCCCTCAGAGTCACCGCCCAGCAAAAGCTCCTTGCACACAGACTGCTGGGTACTGTAGTACAGCCTTCTCTGTGTGTTACTGAGCAGTGTTTTGAGACAGGAGATTATGTCCTTCCAGATCCAATGCGGTGTTCtagaaaaaagggagaattcCAGGTTGGAAATCCGCTGGAATATTGGCACTGGTGATTCGTTTTTCCTTCAAAGTGTCTTAAATTTCTCAGTGCCAGGGCATTGGCTGACCTGTGTAAGGTACAGAAGTCTTGGTCTATAGTGGTGTGGAAGGATTTAATGAGTACATCTTAGGTTCAGAGGTAGTTGAGAAACATGGTGTCAGGCATGGCTGCTTGCCTCTTGCACTGAAACTTCTTCTGCAGCCATTAATTTCTGCTGATCTGTCTCCCTACTTTCTCTTTTAGGGCTGCGGGGCACCCAGATACCAAGGTTTGGTTGGGGATGCTGATGTTGGGCATGTGAACATGGCCTACCGCGTGGTGGCAGATCATGTGCGCACCCTGTGCGTGTGCATCACTGATGGCATCTACCCAGGCTTCTCTGGAGCAGAGTAAGGACAGAAGGAAATGGCATGGGGTGAAGGGAGTTAGGACTAGGAAGGAGTATGAACAGCCAGGGAGGAGGTTCTGGTGCAGGCCCAAGATAGGGAGTGCATGAGCTTTTGGGGTGGCAGGAAGATGAGAGCCGGTAGGGGGTTCCAGTCTGCTGACTTCCCCTTGGATGGGTGTAGAGTGTTGGGAGCAGCTGGCCTGTGTTGGTAAGTCAGaccagaggagctgggagatgctggatgtgggagctgggcagggatgcTCACAAGGCTGTCTGAGGAATCCTGCCCTGTTTTCAGACTGGTGCTGCGTCGGATCCTGCGCAGGGCTGTACGCTTTTGCTCTGAAGTTCTACAGGCTCCACCTGGGCTCCTGGCCTCCCTGGTGCCTACTGTAGTGGAAGTGCTGGTGAGTAAAACTGCTGTCTTGGGGAAAAAGTTCATCACACATGTCCTATTCAGCCCCATGTCCCTTGTCTGCACACTGTCAGGAGTCAGTCAGGAAGGTGTACCTGATGCTGTGCATTCCAGCATTAAAAACCTCTTGTCCCCATATCACTTGGGAGGGAGGGGGCCTAGTGTCATCAATGGTACAGTCAGCACAAGCATGTGTAAGTGTATGCAAGTAACCTCTATAATGTTTGTGACATACTGTGAGATCCCCTGAGGAAGATGCTGAGGATGTTATCACTAACTGAGGCTCACTTTCACAGGGAGATGCTTATCCAGAGCTGACAAGGAATGCCAACCAGGTGAGCAATGTGGAATCCCCCCTCTCATTATCTTTGTGAGGCACTGCTCTCAGGGCCAGAAATCAGCTCGCCCTTGGGACTTATCTGGAGGAGTTTGCATCACCTCCTCTGTAACCACGTTCTCGTGGGTGGGCTGAGATGTGCTGGGCACAAGAAGTATCTGTGGCAGATTTCCATGTGGGAGCTCCACTATATCCTTACCAGGGACTGCATGTCCTATGTAAGCTGTTGCTCTAAAAAAGCTCCAGTAGCTTTTTTTGTTGAGTGCAAGTACAGCCTGTCCTTGCCTGCGTACCCTTTGTCTAAAGTGGAGTGATGATTTAAGGCTAGTCCCTGCTTGCTTCCACTGACAGCAACTTCTCTGGCTGTTCCAGACATACAGTTGTAATTGGGTCACAGATATGAATGCCCAATAGGGAACATTTGTCAGCTTAAAGCCTCCCCCACGTGGATGGTCAATATTTCCTTGACAGGAATGGTGACAGGAGGCACAATGACTTTGGCACTGTTCGATAATGCATCAGAGCCATGTTGTGATGGATACTTGCAGAACAAAAAGGGCAGTTGATATGCTTTGAGCTGActgagcagggctgagctgagctggggaACTCCCTGAAATGTTGTGGTTAACCCTTCTTCTGATCCTTGGGCAGATCAAGGATATCATCAATGAGAACGAGGCCGCGTTTCTGTCCTCCCTGGAGCGTGGGAGGCGAATCATCGAGCGGACAGTGCAGCAGATGGAGCCCTCCACAAATTTCCCAGGTGAGGGTCCCTCCTCTGACAAGCTGCACTTAGAGACAGTTTGCTCCAGGTCCTCACAAGCATGGCAGTCAAAACTGGTTGGTGTCTGTCTCCCCTGCGTATTCTGTGACCATCTAGCCCCAGACAGAGCAGCAGATGTTCCTTTCTCCAGATTGCAGTTGTTTTCTAGTACTTTGTTCTCACAACAAACTAGGCACCAGGCAAGTTAGAAACATGCCCTTGTAGATGCTGAGAAGGCTAGCAGAGAAAAATTCTCCGCTTTTTACTGTCTCATGTGAAAGTCTCCATTCTCACGCACGCTAGCTGTCTGACGGTTGCTATTTGGTAAACATTTCCAGGTGCAGGGCTGTTGTGAGAACATAGTGGAATTGTTTTTGGTTCActggaaataatattttgaaatgggtggtTATACTGCTCAGCCACTCACTTTGGTGGGTGGCTAGCCAAGGGGCCAgtcatgtaatttcttttttgtggCCCATGCTATAAAAAGATGGGGTTTTGGCATTAAAGGGGTCAGCTTTGACCATACTTCTCTGACCTGAATCTATGTTGTTTTTCACTGTCCCTGTGCACAACAGCGACACCCTTGCTGTTTTATTGACTGATAACTAGGTCCTTACAACACACAGCTGAGAGGAGTAGCACAAGACCCAACCAGGGCAGCTGCCTGTCTAGATGTGGTGCACTGAATTTTAGCAGGAATGGGGCTGTAAAGCATCCTTAGTACTCAGTCCCATGCAAGAAGAACTGCATGGCTTCTCTTCCCCTTTAACTTTTGCACACAGTACAGGTGGATCCAGTTACCAAAGCACACACTAGATTGGTCCCATCCAGAAAAATCTTGAGATGCCTTTGCCTTCTGTGTTCACACAGAGTTCTTGTCCTTCTTTTTGTCTTACAGCTGAAGTAGCCTGGTCTCTCTATGGGAGTTTGGGATTCCCTCTGGATCTGATTGACTTGATGCTTGAAGAGAAGGGAATCAGTTTGGATTCAGCTGCTTTTAACGAACTTGCTCTGGAAGATGCAAAAGTAAGAGGGAGACCTGCCTTGTCAGAGTCATTCAAAGCCTTACCTGTCTCCTGTGAACATGGAAGCAGGCTCCCTTTCACTGCTGAGGCTCTTTGGAGCACCACAGGACTACCTTCTCGCTGAAGGGGAAATGAGTCTGAAATAGCAGTGTCATCACAATCCACTTGTTTCTGAATGTGGGACTGAAGTACTGGCTGGTGATTTTTCTTCAGGTGTTTTATGATGCTGACTGTTGCTGGAGTGAAggttataaaatatatataggtTAGGAGACTCCTCTGTCAGTCATGTAGTCTAACTTCTCACACAAGGTAGAACCAGCTTAGCCCAAGAAGCAAATTATTGTGAAGAGTACAAAATTTCCTTGGTCTCTGTAGTGCTGAAATACTTGCACTGTCCACTAACCACCACTGCTCCCCAGTGCAGTAATTGGTTTGAAGCCTTGCTGTCCTGAGCTTTAATGGCCTGGGAGCTTCACAGCTACACagcaagctgtgccaggagggatGTGTTAACAGTGGCGTATGGCCTGGCTCAAGGCTAGCACAAGTGCTATTGAGTGCTTGTGAGGTTTGAAGGGATGGGGTTGGTTAGCAGTAGCCTACATCAGCCTGGATCTGAACAAGCCTTTTCCATGAAGGTGGAAGAAATCACTCCTAGCCTTGTAGCTCCAGTTACGTTTGCTTGCCCCCCAGGTATCTCCCATCTAACCGTGCCTTTGCTCTGCTGCAGCGGAAGGCTGGTGGCCCACAGGCAGGACAGCCAGGCAACACAAACACCCAGCTGGATGTGCACTCGCTGGCTCAGCTGCGCAGCAGCAGCGTGCCTGCTACCGACGACTCCCCGAAGTACGCCTACACGCTGGGGCAGCACGGGCAGTACGGTGAGTGCCTGGCCTCCTGCAAGGCAAGCTCTGCTGCAGTCCCTCACATGACTGCTTTTGCTGCCTAACCTCATGCATGCATAACGTGTACTTCGTGGTACAAACCTGTCCACCTTGCTGCCGCACTTTTTCCCTACCCCTGTAGCTCATCCCAAACTAGGTGCTTTTCTTCGTGCTGTTGGTATGTCCCTAGGAAGGCTCTGGGCTGGTAACAAGGCTGAGCTCTGCGTTGGCACCATCTGGGTGCAGTGGTGAAACAGGGACTGTTGATTTCTTCCGGAGAAAAGTCTGTCTCCCAACAATAAGGCTTCTGGGTGTGCGCTCGGGAGAAAGAAGGGTAATTATGCAAAGGGATTATGTAGTTGTGTGAAACCGTGCCCCTGCTGTTTCCGTGGCACACCACTAGGTGCCAGCGCAGGCTTTTTGGCATCCAGGGTAACTGAGGTTGCTGATGCTCTACGGAAGGCATGAAGTTAAGCCACAGGGAGCAAGGGGTGGTGTGGCTGTCACAGACAATTAGAGATGGCTGTGTACAGCCAACTCCCTTTTACCCAGTGTGCCGGTGGCAGCCCACGCTAAGCAGAAAGTGAGGCAATTCAAGCTATATATACTACAGCAAGAGcacaacagaggaaaaaagcctAGCAGTGACATTGGTTGAAATCTCCAAGCCAGAACTGTCCCACCTTCTCAGCTTCTGAATTATGAAATAATTCAGGTTGAAAGGGATCTCTGGATGTCCAATTTCTTGATAAAAGTAGCATCAGTTTCACAGTTGTATCACCTTGCTCAGAGCCTTCTCCATTTAAGTTTTCAGTATCTTCAGGGACACAGATCTCACAGCCTCTCTGTTCCCTGTTCTTTATCACTCTTGGAGTGTAaagttttttttgctttacacACAGCCAGAATTCCCTGTACTCTAGATGTAGTCTCCCAAATGCTAAATAGGGATGAATAACCTCTTTCTTTGACCTGCTGGCTATGTTTGTGTTCATacagcccagcaggcaggcaGCCTTCCTTGCTGCAAGGGCACCCTGCTGGCTTATGTTCAGCTTGCTCCTGAGAGCCTAAGATTTCTGTCAGTCCATTTCTGTAGACTGCTCAGATGCCTCCATAAAGCAGTCCAGTTCTTCAATGTATCAGCCAGTCCCTGCCAATTAAGTGGGATATGGGTACATCCCATTTTGTCAGGGATAGTAATTAATGAAGATGTTAAGTGGTGTTGTCCCTTACAGCCACCAAGTAGCTCTACTAGTAGCTGAGTATCATTGAACACTGAACTACTGAGCAATTCTCTCTGGGGCCCCCTGCCCAGCCAGTTACACACCCACCTTATGGTCCACTTGTCCATAGTGCCCAAATTTGGGTTCAAGGATCCTATGGGAGAGCACATTAGAAGCTTGCTGCATCCAGGAAGGTGACGTCCCTGCTGTCCCATATCCACAATGTCTGTCATCTCTTCATAAAAGTCAGGTTTGCCAAGCTTGCAGTGTAGCAAGATGCAGATGTGTCTGTGCCACATTTTCTTCTACCAGGCTCATGTGGAGCCGGATTGGGTGTCCCTGCCTGCTTAGCTGCTACTCAGCAGTTCTGTCATTAGGTAAGTGAGGGGTAACTTAGTTCTAGTCCTTTGTCCTTTCTACCAGTAGCTGTTCCTCTCCTACCAAGGCAAAGTGCCAGCTTTCAGTATAGCCCAGGTGTTGGCAGGGTTGGCATGGGGAAGTGATCCCTCCTTTCCTGTTGCAATCTGACAGGATGTGTGCACTAATTGCTGCTGTCTTCTTCCCCCTGACAGAGTTCAGTCCATGCCATGCCACTGTCCTGATGCTGTACAGAGATCAGTCTCTCCAGAAGGAGGTTGGGGCAGGGCAGCGCTGTGGTGTCATCTTGGACAGGACTAACTTCTATGCAGAGCAGGGTGGGCAAGATTCTGACCAAGGCTACATGATACGTTTAGGACAGCAGGTAAGGCCCTTTGCTGCCTAAAGCAAGGCTGCTATGGGTTCTGAGGCCAGGCACAATTCCCCAAGTGATGGGTTTACTGTGTTCATTCGCAAGCTGCTGTCTCTTGACAGTTCCCTTGGCATCAAGGCTGGTGGGGTGAGGCAGAATCAGCAGTAACTTCACAGAGGTGTATTTGCTGCTCTGGTTGTCTCTCACAGCTCTTTGCAATTTCATCTTGCTGAAGAAAACTAAAGTCTTCTCAGGTCTTCCTTCAGtgtgctgccagctggggttgTAATGCTGAGAGAAGGCAGTCATTGACCACAGAGTCTGTGACTTAAGTAACTTATCTCTGGTCAGTCCTGGACAGCTGCAAGCAGTGCCCAACCTGACATCCAGTTCAAAAACTCTTATTCCCCCCAAGAGCATCAGGGAGGACCTCCACTTCTGCAGCATGTTCCCTCAGCCTTGCCAGAGGGAGAGCTTTGACCCTGTCCTGGGAAGTTACATGAGGTGcagctttttctcctttccccattCCAGCTCTTGATAATCACCCCTGGGCCTTTTTAGCCTTGCAGAATGTGACAGTGCCTTGTTCAGCATTTCCCCCCAAGCCAAAGTCGTGGTCCATTTTTTGTTGCCATCCCATTGAGGCAGAAATGGTACCTTGGATGCCAGAGACAGGTGCcttgggagatgctgtccatttTCTCATGGATGAGCATACTTGCTAAGAAAATTCATCAGCACGGGTGGCATTACTGCCCCTCCACTGCAAGCTGGCAACCTCAATGTATGTGTGTAGTGAGTGGCTGGGTACATGGAAGGTCTGAGACACTTTAGTTATGTTTGCAGTAagcttctctctgctttttccaCCCATCCCTCTCTTTTagggattggtgggaattgtgtTTGGGTCAAGCAGGTACATAGCACAGGTATTTGGATCTTCCCTGTGTCCTAACTGATCTTTCTGTCTCCTTTCTCAGGATGTACTCTTCCCTGTAGAGTCAGTTCATCTCTGTGGTGGCTACGTGATCCATGAGGTCACTGCTGTGGAAACCCTGCGTGTTGGTGACCAAGTGCAGCTCTTTGTGGATGAGGTGATAAGTTAACTGCTCTTAACCTTTTCCTTGTGACGTCCTGAGTAACCCGGGCACAGCAGGTCTTTGTCCGTTGTATTCTTGAGACTGTTCTTCACTGTAGTGTGCAGTGGGAAGGAGACATCACAACTGACTCTGTAATCTTTGCGAGCCATTGGTCTGTCCAAAAGTATCCAGCCTACCCTTTACTGTTTTTCAaagatgatcccatgggaaaagAAGTTAGATCTGCCCTGTCACGTAACTCATCTGACAGCTGTGCTACCCGTTGGTTCTCCTCCATCTTCTCCTATCCCCTCACATGCAGCCTTTTCCTTATCTCTTTGTGCCGTGCCCTGCTCCCCTGAGCTGTGGAGAACCAGCACTCCTGCTGAGTGGTGTGTGCTTTCAGGCGCAGCGCCTGGCCTGCATGACGAACCACACCGCCACCCACCTGCTGAACTTCGCGCTCCGACACGTCCTGGGTGACAACACCGAGCAGCGGGGCTCCCATGTGACAGCAGAGCGGCTGCGCTTCGACTTTGATACCAAGGTGACTCTGAAATCCAGTTTCCTAGTTCTCAGCAGTACCACCATTCCAGTACTGCTCTTCTCACCAGGGATTTTCCCCCTCTTGCCATAATCACTCCTTCAGAGACAAGTCACATTTTATTTGAGTAATGAAGCTTGGTCCTCTGGATGTGACTGCGTCCACTTTGCATCGTCCTGGCCCTCAGCAGGGCTTGCTGAGGGGATGAATGGGGGTCAGAAGGGAAAGGACTTAGCAAGGCCAGTGGTCGTGGGACTGCCACGAAATAGTGTAAAGGGGTCTTTCAGAGATGGTGCCTGGCTGTGACACATATCTGATGTCAGGCACTCAGGCGAGAGCATTTGTGAAGCTTTGGGTCAGGCTGAGTGCTGGCTCTGGTAACCTGTCACTCATTCCAGTATCTCTCTTGAGGGCTTTGGCTGATGCTTTTGCGTCAAAAATCCTTATCTGTCATGGGAGGAGAGGGTGGGAGGGCCATGATGTTCACAGTTCCCTTTTAAAAGCAGAGAAGATGAGATGCAGGGGAAGAGTGGTTTGCCCAAGCTGAGTCATCTGGTGGCTCTGCCCCAGTTCTCCCTCCTTCGTTCTCTACCTCTCAGGAGCCTTCTCCTGAATGTGGCTGATTTCCTCAGGGCCATGTGACcgtggagcagctgcagcaagtgGAGCAAGTGGTCCAGGATCTGATCAAAAAAAACGAGGTGGTGCATATGGCTGAAGTGCCCCTCACACTGGCAAGAAGAGTTCGGGGGCTCCGGGCAGTGGATGAGGTATGACAGGATGGCAGCACACATCTTCGTGAGCCTTCTCCTTCAGCAGGAATCAGCTGGGACACGAGATGTTGACACAACATATTTCTGCAAGGGAATTGTCTCCCAAAACTCATAAGGGAAAATAGGACAGAGATGAGATTCAGGACACTGTGTTGTAGAACATGGAGACTGGTGATGCACAGGCTGTTTATGCCTGTGGACCAAAAGCCTGTCATGTCACCAATTGTTTCTTCTCCCCATTGGTGGATGGTTGTGGGGGAGAAGTAGTGCCACCCCTGACTCAGGGGCTGCTCTAGAATAGGGGAAAAATGAGGCAGACACCTGAAGCCATGTAGTCAGTCTGTAAGTGCCCCTGAACGACCATGTTGTTAGCTGCTGATCCCTATCTCCTCTGTCAGGGGTATCCAGATCCAGTGAGGATagtgtccctgggggtccctgtggagAATGTGCTGACCTGTGACTCCAAGGCTGCAATGCAGACCTCTGTGGAGCTCTGCTGTGGGACGTAAGTGACTTTTACTTGCAGCCAGAAGGCATGTTTTTGGGCACTGGTGGCTGAGATAGAAGCATCACTACAAGCTCAACTCCCTGTCACTGTGAAACTAAGTTTCCTCACTGGAAAAATATTGTGAGGACAGGATGTGCTAGTTACGAAGCTTTGGAAGTTCCAGGGTGAGCAAACTTTAATGAAATGCACAGCATTTTTCCTTACTTCATAGTCTGAAAGCAAGCTGGAAGCCACAGCACCAGCAGAGTGTGGGAAAGGTGTGTGTGACCTGTCACACCAGGGTTGTGGTGCTTTACCTTTGGGGTTGTAGGAGGGCTGGGGACCCGGCTGGAGACTCCCATTCAGCTGTGAGAACTTGGGACTGCtctgattattttaattaattatctTCACCCTCTTCTGCTTTTAGCAGTAATGAGAGTAGAAGAAAAGTTAATCAATCTTAGGACAGTgctgacacaaaaaaaaaaaagaaggaacaaaCTGGTCTTAGAGCAGACAGAGCTGAAAATGAGCAATTTTCTAGCCATGAGATCTTGTTGGGAGTAGTGGGACAAGAAACTGCAGGGGAGAAGAGATGATCAGTTCTTGTGAAGCTGTCTGGAATGATTACTTGTGGTAACAGAACCCAAGACACTGTAGTTTTCATATCCAGTGTTGAATaaacaagaaggaaaagggaggtTGTCAGTGTCCTGAGACTGCACAACTGTCCTTTGTCTGGAGTCTACTGGCCGGGCTGTGAGCTGGCCTGACAAAAAAGTGGTGGAGTAGCAGCTgagtagaagggaaaaatgCCAATTTATCTCACTGctgaaggagaggaaaggaggacAAAACTTGGCTGCACCATTTGACTGGAGCCTGCTGGGCATGTAGCACATAGGGTTCCTCTGGAGTAGCTTCAACCCTGCTATCTCTTGCCTAACAGGGTACCATCAGGATTTTAGGGATGGGAAAGGAGTCAAGGTATTGGGATTTGGAAAGAGCTGCTGGACTTTAGAGTTTTctcaaaagaaagcaaacttcCTGATTTCTGTTTGTGAAGAGCAATGTGCTTTCTTTCCTATTCTCTGCTGACTTTTTAGGCACCTTCTCCAAACAGGATCTGTGGAAGATCTGGCCATCATCAGCGAGCGCCAGCTTGTCAGAGGGATTAGCCGTGTCATTGCAGTGACAGGGGGACAAGCCAAAGAGGTAAGAAAGAGGGAACTGAGATTTCTGCCATGTCAAGGCAATGCCAGAAAGACCGAACTTTGTAGGTTCCCCATAGACAATTGCCTCCAACTCCTTTGGTTGGAGCCCCCCTGCTGTGCCTCATCTGGCTTCCTGCTTCACCCTTAGACTCAGCTCTGCTACTGTACCTCACTATTCACCTCCTTTCCCTCCCATCCTAGTTCTCTGTCTCCTTGACCTTCATTTCTCCCTTCAGACCCTCTTCTGCAAGATAAAAACTTGGCACAAAATATCAGGAAGCCTCTGGTCTATAAATTTCAATCCCCCAGTAGGTATTTAAAGGTGTAATTCTTTGTGCATTGATTTTGCCTCCTGCCTATCACAGCTGGATTTGCACTTGATGATTACAGGGCTTTGGCCTCATTGTTACAGcccttttgcttcctttctttaGTCTTTCTTCTGCTAAACTGTGATTCTGGTCTGGCTGGGTCTGTATAAAAAGTAAGCAGCCTACTATTGAGTTTGTGAGATCACTCTGTCCTTTGAGTATTTGGAAGTGTCAGGTGCCCCGtaagccttccctctctgcctttAAGGCTGCTGTCAGAGGAGAGTGACTCATAGTCAGTGGAATTGGAAACACTGAAGGCAAAGCCCACCCCTGCAAATCTGTTACTTTTTGGCTGGCCATCCCCTGTGCATCTGTGTCCCAGAGAAGCTTTTTTCTTCATGCAGAAGAACAAAAAGCTGCAGGGCACATCTGCATGCTTTGCTGGAAGTGCTGACCTGGAGAGCCCCCgagaggagctctgtgcaaGTGTTAATGAGACAAGGGAGGCTGCAGGCATGAGAGAATTACTTGAAATAAGGGTTGTGTATCCTAGCTAGGCAGAGCAGTCCTCTGCTGTCCTGCTCTAAAATCTCACAGGACCATCCTGGGCACAGACATCTGGCAGGGAGGAAATGCTCCAAACCAAAAGGATTGGCACTGGTGAAAAAAGCTTGtaatagcttttaaaaaaattattaatagtAGCATTCTTGGTGAAAGCAATAACAAATATACCAGGATAGCTAAACTCAGGAAATATgcttgaacagctgatgaggtTTCTTTCAGTTTTAGTGTTTCTCTTGTTTCTTCAGTCACTCATTTCAAGATTGCATTTGCTAATGAAAAAAAGAGCTCTAAGATGCTCCACAGAGCTCCCCAGTTTTTCCTCAGTGAAATCCTGATGATTTTGGTGCAAGTTTTTAAGGAAACGTGAATTTTGACCGTAAATACCACATAAAGCTCGACAGCTTGGTCCTCCTGAGTGTGACCATCTAGTGCTGGTTGCAAATCTAGAGAGGAATGTTGTATTTCAGAGTCTTGTGCAAACAGTCATTCCTAAACCATCAGTAAGTGTCTTCTTACTGGATTCTGAGCAGCACTTCAGTGCTCATGACTGCTGTCTCCCTCCTTTCTCCATCCCTGTGGATTGTTTCTGTTGCTGCATTTGAAGCATTGCATTCCTTCCATCTCTGCAGGCCCGGGAAGTAGGCCAGTGCTTGGCTATGGAAGTGGACTCGGTCTCTCTACGAATGCAGCAGAGGATCACCTCTATTCCTGAGATGCAGAACCTCTCCAAAGAAGTGGGCCAGTTGACCCAAGTAAGGATTACAGTCCTATACAGAAAGAGCCCAGCATGGGCTTTATCCACTTGAGACACTTTTTCCCTACCAGGTTCACATCTTACCATGGTCAATAGCAAGGGCAAGTTGCTCCCTGCTGTTGCCTCTTTGGTCATAAGGATTTTTGCCAGGTCCAGGTGGCTGTGTTGCAGATGGCCAGCTGAAAAGAGAAAGCTGCTCACCATGGTGACTGGCTGCCCTGATCACGTGGGTTAAAGCAGGGTCTGGGAAGAGGCCATGCTCCAGCCTGACCTCCCAGAGAACTAGCACTCTATGTCTAGGTACAGTTTAATGTTCTTACAGAGCAAATTGTCTTGCAGATGGTGGCCAGCACTGTAATGCCCCAGTGGCAAAGAAAAGAACTACAGACCATCCTGAAAGCACTGCAGCGAACGGCCAACACAGCTATCAAAaaactggagctgcagcaggtacTGAGGCAGCAGCACGCTGACTTGCAGCCAGCTGATAGCACACACCAGGGCACCTGGTGTCTCTGTCACACTTCACAGCCACTCAGTTACTAGGGTCTCATTAGAAGGCAGAAGAAAGCCCATACAATCACACACAGTGCAACACAAGCCCTGTGTTGGGTTGATTTCACTGGCATTATCCGGGGCCATTGTTTAAAATGCAGAGAATGACTGGCTGGGCTTTTAGCACCT
This Aphelocoma coerulescens isolate FSJ_1873_10779 chromosome 3, UR_Acoe_1.0, whole genome shotgun sequence DNA region includes the following protein-coding sequences:
- the AARS2 gene encoding alanine--tRNA ligase, mitochondrial, coding for MAAAARLRRRLLLAVPWRWRCSPCRGGAACPSAGQIRAAFLRFFEERHGHRRLPSAPVRPRGDPRLLFVNAGMNQFKPIFLGTVHPRSELAQHRRVVNSQKCVRAGGKHNDLEDVGRDTYHHTFFEMLGNWSFGDYFKEEACSMAWELLTEVYEIPRDRLYVTYFGGDPSLGLSADEECRDVWLRLGVPASHVLPFSLKDNFWEMGDTGPCGPCTEIHYDHVGGGRNAAALVNQDNPDVVEIWNLVFMQYSREVEGNLLPLPQHHVDTGMGLERLVTVLQNKRSNYDTDLFTPILDAIHKGCGAPRYQGLVGDADVGHVNMAYRVVADHVRTLCVCITDGIYPGFSGAELVLRRILRRAVRFCSEVLQAPPGLLASLVPTVVEVLGDAYPELTRNANQIKDIINENEAAFLSSLERGRRIIERTVQQMEPSTNFPAEVAWSLYGSLGFPLDLIDLMLEEKGISLDSAAFNELALEDAKRKAGGPQAGQPGNTNTQLDVHSLAQLRSSSVPATDDSPKYAYTLGQHGQYEFSPCHATVLMLYRDQSLQKEVGAGQRCGVILDRTNFYAEQGGQDSDQGYMIRLGQQDVLFPVESVHLCGGYVIHEVTAVETLRVGDQVQLFVDEAQRLACMTNHTATHLLNFALRHVLGDNTEQRGSHVTAERLRFDFDTKGHVTVEQLQQVEQVVQDLIKKNEVVHMAEVPLTLARRVRGLRAVDEGYPDPVRIVSLGVPVENVLTCDSKAAMQTSVELCCGTHLLQTGSVEDLAIISERQLVRGISRVIAVTGGQAKEAREVGQCLAMEVDSVSLRMQQRITSIPEMQNLSKEVGQLTQMVASTVMPQWQRKELQTILKALQRTANTAIKKLELQQAEKKAQILLAKYCNQPVIIDTVPADSLSILMKVVNQLCDKSPGTSVLLLSPQASGEVLCACQVSKNCLPTFSAADWAVAVCTQMEGKAGGSPIVAKGSGNAKGMQGALTTALEFAQSKL